The proteins below are encoded in one region of Asticcacaulis excentricus CB 48:
- a CDS encoding FecR family protein, translating to MNGIREDGVDKPLEEAATWYARLQADEAELPAFEAWRGSHPKNAVAFAKIVAANESLRADQVKGVDRLALYPLWTRRNLYFVLGLLGALILFSLMGYLLYFRSRGRSDTKQGEVRMLALAQNLNVELNTKTRIKWQASARAVQLTLQEGEVFIRQAPGAIVCRLMCQGRIVVLSAGEYLARLNGQTLDLLVLKGEAEIPPKGSERAVVRLHPQQSVLLGSDLAAPRTLSVSQTEFRTGWRQGYVDLDGQILSEVVAEYNRYLEKPIRIADPEIGDLRLAGRFSLKDPKPFLEGLRQSFGLNVVGDEEGYVISR from the coding sequence TTGAACGGAATTCGGGAAGATGGTGTCGATAAGCCCCTTGAAGAGGCAGCGACCTGGTATGCCCGATTGCAAGCTGATGAGGCCGAGCTTCCCGCCTTTGAGGCCTGGCGTGGCAGTCACCCAAAAAATGCCGTGGCCTTCGCCAAGATTGTTGCGGCCAACGAGAGCCTGAGGGCAGACCAGGTAAAGGGCGTCGATCGTCTGGCCCTCTATCCCCTATGGACGCGGCGCAACCTGTATTTTGTCCTAGGCCTTTTGGGCGCGCTCATCCTGTTTTCGCTCATGGGCTATCTCCTCTACTTCCGCTCTCGAGGCCGATCAGACACAAAGCAGGGCGAGGTCAGGATGCTCGCCCTCGCTCAAAACCTGAATGTCGAACTCAACACCAAAACGCGCATTAAGTGGCAGGCTTCAGCCCGGGCTGTTCAGCTGACCCTTCAAGAAGGCGAGGTCTTTATTCGCCAGGCCCCAGGAGCCATTGTCTGTCGTCTCATGTGCCAGGGGCGTATTGTGGTGCTGTCAGCCGGCGAATATCTGGCCAGACTAAACGGCCAGACCCTCGATCTTCTGGTGTTAAAAGGCGAGGCCGAAATACCCCCCAAAGGCTCCGAAAGAGCCGTCGTTCGATTGCATCCGCAGCAAAGCGTCCTTTTGGGATCTGACCTGGCAGCACCTCGTACCCTTAGCGTGTCGCAAACCGAGTTTCGAACGGGCTGGCGCCAGGGTTACGTCGATCTCGACGGCCAGATCTTAAGTGAGGTGGTTGCCGAGTATAATCGCTACCTCGAAAAGCCCATTCGCATCGCGGATCCGGAGATTGGCGACTTAAGACTTGCCGGAAGGTTCAGCCTCAAGGATCCAA
- a CDS encoding sigma-70 family RNA polymerase sigma factor, which translates to MNTGPHLSSLERTLSIGRNIRLFREQKRVTLSDMALGIGITSDRLKRIESGKLKPSASELLRVSRILERPVSDFFGGEGHLPPGVRPIDLWFSQSILPHARAYFGIAYSLTKHREAANDLVQDAYARVLAYEAWDTIEQPRAFVIRIILNLARSELRHQKVISFQGLPDNETLEFASGAPDGFETVSVRQQLARALDALKKLPATTRYVLSLRRLEGVPIKEIASRLGISVKGVDYHIARGSYLLAKAIEDDALAKGVPDQDDAPPR; encoded by the coding sequence ATGAACACCGGGCCGCACCTTAGTTCCTTAGAGCGTACGCTCAGCATTGGCCGAAACATCCGACTGTTTCGCGAGCAAAAGCGAGTGACCCTGAGCGATATGGCACTGGGTATCGGTATAACCTCAGATCGTTTGAAGCGGATTGAGAGCGGAAAACTCAAGCCTTCGGCCTCTGAGCTTTTGCGCGTGTCGCGGATTTTAGAGCGCCCCGTCTCCGACTTCTTTGGGGGGGAGGGGCATTTACCGCCGGGCGTTCGCCCCATCGACCTTTGGTTTTCCCAGTCGATCCTGCCCCATGCTAGAGCCTATTTTGGCATCGCCTACAGTCTCACGAAACATCGGGAGGCGGCAAACGACCTCGTTCAGGACGCCTATGCGCGTGTACTGGCTTATGAGGCCTGGGACACTATCGAACAGCCTCGCGCATTCGTCATACGCATTATCCTCAATCTGGCGCGCTCTGAACTTCGCCATCAGAAAGTCATATCGTTTCAGGGCCTGCCAGATAATGAGACACTTGAATTTGCCTCCGGCGCTCCGGACGGTTTTGAAACGGTCTCTGTTCGTCAGCAACTCGCTCGCGCTTTAGACGCCCTTAAAAAGCTGCCTGCGACAACCCGCTATGTTTTAAGCTTGAGGCGCCTCGAAGGTGTGCCCATTAAAGAGATCGCCAGCCGGCTGGGAATCTCCGTAAAAGGCGTAGACTACCATATAGCCCGCGGTTCTTATCTTCTGGCCAAGGCTATAGAAGACGATGCCCTCGCCAAGGGGGTGCCCGATCAGGACGACGCGCCGCCCCGCTGA